A single window of [Clostridium] hylemonae DSM 15053 DNA harbors:
- a CDS encoding lipopolysaccharide biosynthesis protein, producing MRSRQAMKNMIANIFLQVIVFLSGIVLPRFFLEAYGSSINGMVTSVNQFLIYLGLAEAGVGTASVVALYGPLAKEDQSGINGILSATRRFYNRSGYLFGALVAGFVFIYPYLITQQLSASLVRTMILILASSTLVDYFCLGKYKVLLTANQKGYVIAYIQALGTTLNMAVTIVLIYNHANVLLVKGIATLVYILRFFLVKAYVRRWYKEVDFKAEPKMDGLKQRGAALLHQVVGVIVNNTDVVLLTVCLGSKSLIEVSVYGIYNMVIYAMNLLLTSFSNGLTAGFGEVISKGEKQVLRDSYSNYEYTYMIILMCVCTCMGVLLLPFVSIYTLHVTDADYIRPFSAILFTLIIFLQNVRIPGLTIICAAGHFKETRGQAVLEAAINIVVSLSLVWRFGMNGVLFGTVCSYAFRSVEIILYNRKYLVEGTGKSTLKRILRNVLAVIVIICVFINVVPQQMTSFLTWGIYAVITGGVSMIILLGLNYICEPAEFKKVVQRMKSIGRQRG from the coding sequence ATGAGAAGCAGACAAGCGATGAAAAATATGATCGCCAATATATTTCTTCAGGTGATCGTATTTCTGTCAGGTATAGTTCTTCCGCGTTTTTTTCTGGAAGCATACGGCTCCAGCATAAATGGTATGGTGACATCGGTAAACCAGTTTCTCATTTACCTTGGCCTGGCCGAAGCTGGTGTCGGTACGGCCTCCGTCGTTGCCCTTTACGGTCCTCTGGCCAAAGAGGATCAAAGCGGGATAAACGGCATCTTATCCGCGACGAGAAGGTTTTACAACAGATCGGGATATCTGTTCGGCGCGCTCGTTGCGGGATTTGTGTTCATATATCCATATCTTATCACCCAGCAGCTGAGCGCATCTCTTGTGCGGACTATGATATTGATCCTGGCGAGCAGCACTTTAGTAGATTATTTCTGTCTCGGAAAGTATAAGGTACTGCTCACAGCCAATCAAAAGGGCTATGTGATCGCTTATATTCAGGCGCTTGGGACAACACTGAATATGGCAGTTACCATTGTCCTCATATATAATCATGCCAATGTGCTTTTGGTAAAGGGAATCGCTACGCTTGTGTACATTCTGCGGTTCTTTCTGGTAAAAGCATATGTCAGGCGCTGGTATAAAGAGGTAGATTTTAAAGCGGAGCCCAAAATGGACGGGCTGAAGCAGCGGGGAGCAGCGCTGCTCCACCAGGTTGTAGGGGTCATCGTCAACAATACAGATGTTGTTTTGCTGACGGTATGTCTCGGAAGCAAGTCTTTGATAGAAGTGAGTGTATACGGAATCTATAATATGGTCATATATGCCATGAATCTTCTGCTCACCTCATTTTCAAACGGTCTGACCGCAGGGTTTGGAGAGGTGATCTCCAAAGGAGAAAAGCAGGTGCTCAGAGACAGCTATTCAAATTACGAATACACGTACATGATCATACTCATGTGTGTCTGCACGTGTATGGGCGTGCTGCTTTTGCCGTTTGTGTCCATCTACACGCTGCATGTCACGGACGCAGACTATATAAGGCCGTTTTCTGCCATTTTATTTACGTTGATCATATTTTTGCAGAACGTCAGAATACCGGGGCTCACGATCATATGCGCCGCCGGGCATTTTAAAGAGACGAGGGGACAGGCAGTTCTGGAAGCAGCGATCAATATAGTGGTCTCTTTATCCTTAGTGTGGAGATTCGGCATGAACGGCGTGCTGTTCGGGACCGTATGTTCCTATGCGTTCAGGTCGGTAGAGATAATATTGTACAACAGGAAATATCTGGTGGAAGGCACAGGAAAGAGTACACTAAAAAGAATTCTGCGGAATGTACTGGCGGTCATTGTCATCATATGTGTATTTATAAATGTGGTACCGCAGCAGATGACCTCATTTCTCACATGGGGTATCTACGCGGTAATAACGGGCGGCGTTTCCATGATCATTCTGCTCGGCCTGAATTATATATGTGAGCCGGCAGAATTTAAAAAAGTAGTGCAGAGAATGAAAAGTATAGGAAGACAGAGAGGATAG
- the glmS gene encoding glutamine--fructose-6-phosphate transaminase (isomerizing) has translation MCGIVGYIGDQQAAPILLDGLSKLEYRGYDSAGIAVYNGEKIDMIKSKGRLKVLSELTHDGETLPGTLGIGHTRWATHGSPSDINAHPHFNKDESIVVVHNGIIENYLKLKKKLERHGYEFVSETDTEVIAHLLDYYYNGNPLQAVTKIMHRMEGSYALGIVFQDHPDELYAVRKDSPLIVGHTKGGNIIASDVPAVLKYTRDVFFIENEEIVRMTDSTMEFFNVDEEMIEKESVRIEWDVNAAEKGGYEHFMLKEMYEQPKAITDTFSPRVKDGNIVIDELNMTEEEIKEIKKIMIVACGSAYHAGVTSKYIFEGLARIPVEVDVASEFRYRDPILEDGTLVVVISQSGETADTLAALRESKARGARVLGIVNVVGSSIAREADNVMYTWAGPEIAVATTKAYSAQLISLYLLAMKFAYVKEKIDDTVLADMLEDLKSLPAQVEMLLNNKEKIQRFANRYLAARDIFFIGRGIDYAISMEGSLKLKEISYIHSEAYAAGELKHGTISLVEEGTLVASVLTQKALYKKMISNMVEVRTRGAFVMAVTMEGNTEVERAADYVIYIPETNRYFTNSLAIIPLQLFGYYVSVGRGCDVDKPRNLAKSVTVE, from the coding sequence ATGTGTGGAATAGTAGGATATATCGGTGACCAGCAGGCGGCTCCGATTCTTCTGGACGGTCTGTCAAAACTGGAGTACAGAGGGTATGACTCGGCCGGCATCGCAGTTTATAATGGTGAAAAGATTGATATGATAAAGTCCAAGGGGCGTCTAAAAGTCTTAAGTGAATTGACGCACGACGGGGAGACACTTCCCGGAACTCTTGGCATCGGCCATACAAGATGGGCCACGCACGGTTCGCCTTCAGATATAAACGCACATCCTCATTTTAATAAGGATGAGAGTATCGTAGTAGTACATAATGGTATCATAGAGAATTATCTGAAGTTGAAGAAAAAGCTGGAGAGACATGGATATGAGTTTGTGTCCGAGACAGATACGGAAGTCATCGCACATCTTCTGGACTATTATTATAACGGTAATCCGCTCCAGGCGGTCACTAAGATCATGCACCGTATGGAAGGCTCCTACGCGCTCGGGATCGTATTTCAGGACCATCCGGACGAACTGTATGCCGTAAGAAAGGACAGTCCGCTCATAGTAGGGCACACGAAGGGCGGGAATATCATTGCGTCCGATGTTCCGGCCGTGCTGAAGTATACGAGAGATGTATTCTTCATTGAAAATGAGGAGATCGTCCGCATGACGGATTCTACGATGGAGTTTTTTAATGTGGATGAGGAGATGATCGAGAAAGAGTCTGTGAGAATTGAGTGGGATGTAAATGCTGCCGAAAAGGGCGGATACGAACACTTTATGCTGAAGGAGATGTACGAACAGCCGAAAGCGATCACAGATACCTTTTCTCCGAGAGTGAAGGACGGTAACATTGTCATCGACGAGCTGAACATGACAGAAGAAGAGATAAAAGAGATCAAAAAAATTATGATCGTTGCCTGTGGATCGGCATACCACGCCGGGGTGACGAGCAAATATATCTTTGAAGGGCTGGCGCGCATTCCGGTAGAGGTGGATGTGGCGTCTGAATTCAGATACCGTGATCCGATACTGGAGGACGGAACTCTCGTAGTCGTCATAAGCCAGTCCGGGGAGACGGCAGATACGCTGGCAGCGCTCCGGGAATCAAAGGCAAGAGGAGCCCGGGTGTTAGGTATCGTAAATGTAGTCGGAAGTTCGATAGCAAGAGAGGCAGACAATGTCATGTATACGTGGGCGGGTCCGGAAATAGCCGTGGCTACGACAAAGGCTTACTCGGCACAGCTCATATCGCTGTACCTTCTGGCCATGAAATTTGCTTACGTCAAAGAGAAGATTGACGATACGGTGCTGGCCGATATGCTGGAAGATTTAAAAAGTCTGCCGGCGCAGGTGGAGATGCTTCTGAACAATAAGGAGAAGATACAGCGGTTCGCCAACCGTTATCTGGCCGCAAGAGACATATTTTTTATCGGCCGGGGCATCGATTATGCCATATCTATGGAAGGATCTCTTAAGTTAAAGGAGATTTCTTATATTCACTCTGAGGCATACGCGGCGGGTGAACTGAAGCACGGGACGATATCGCTCGTGGAAGAGGGTACTCTCGTGGCGTCTGTCCTCACGCAGAAAGCACTGTATAAGAAGATGATCAGCAACATGGTAGAAGTGCGCACGAGAGGGGCTTTCGTGATGGCGGTGACGATGGAAGGAAACACAGAAGTAGAGCGCGCGGCTGATTACGTTATATACATACCGGAGACGAACAGATATTTTACGAATTCTCTGGCCATAATACCTCTCCAGCTTTTTGGTTATTACGTGTCTGTGGGACGGGGATGTGACGTCGACAAACCACGTAACCTTGCCAAGTCGGTTACAGTTGAATAA
- a CDS encoding glycosyltransferase family 2 protein: protein MTAVSIIVPVYNVEKYLNKCVDSILGQTFEDFELILVNDGSVDRSPSICRDYADKDGRVRYISQENMGPGRARNVGIEAAGGAYILFVDSDDYIAENMLEILYGNITTSGADMATCGLYNVYQQRCIPQYEGIEQFACDGGEAFGLLLTGEKIPGSSCNKLIKAEILKDIGYPEGIVYEDVGFHTELMQKVQSVYVDTTPLYYYVHRENSITTRKFDSDAMMFIYAYEDTLRVVEKKYPAILTEARFKLIWAYFAILDRMLQEDGYREIPEYRQVIRFLKRNTVRIVKNPYFHRARKLGALALLLNVRLYRALTMMNEKRSKGLFS from the coding sequence ATGACTGCAGTTAGCATTATTGTTCCGGTATACAATGTGGAAAAATATCTGAATAAATGTGTGGATTCCATATTGGGACAGACATTTGAGGATTTTGAACTGATACTGGTAAACGACGGTTCCGTTGACCGCAGCCCGTCTATATGCAGAGACTATGCTGATAAAGACGGGAGGGTCCGTTATATATCACAGGAGAATATGGGACCTGGAAGAGCCAGAAATGTAGGGATCGAAGCTGCCGGGGGCGCGTATATCTTATTTGTTGACAGTGATGATTATATCGCGGAAAACATGCTGGAAATACTTTACGGCAACATTACTACTTCCGGTGCGGATATGGCGACGTGCGGGTTATATAACGTATATCAGCAAAGATGTATACCGCAGTATGAGGGGATCGAACAGTTTGCGTGTGACGGCGGTGAAGCGTTTGGCCTGCTGCTGACCGGAGAAAAGATTCCGGGAAGTTCCTGCAATAAGCTTATCAAGGCAGAGATACTTAAAGATATAGGCTATCCGGAAGGGATCGTATACGAAGATGTCGGGTTCCATACCGAACTGATGCAGAAAGTACAGAGTGTCTACGTTGACACAACGCCGCTGTATTATTATGTACACCGGGAAAACAGCATAACTACGAGGAAGTTTGACTCTGATGCAATGATGTTCATATACGCATACGAAGATACGCTTCGTGTTGTCGAGAAGAAATACCCTGCAATACTGACGGAGGCCAGGTTTAAGCTGATATGGGCGTATTTTGCGATTCTTGACAGAATGCTTCAGGAGGATGGGTACCGGGAAATTCCCGAGTACAGGCAGGTTATAAGATTTCTCAAAAGAAACACTGTCCGTATTGTGAAAAATCCTTATTTTCACAGAGCCAGGAAGCTGGGAGCATTAGCGTTATTGTTAAATGTCCGTCTTTACCGCGCTTTGACAATGATGAATGAAAAGAGAAGTAAAGGACTTTTCTCATAG
- a CDS encoding glycosyltransferase — protein MKKICFVDFDMSVTGGVEQVTASLANELSGMYETFVYAVNKGGESAYKLDERVVFTEGLTGEKRLRGMIQGTFRPFIHYVKENHIDIVILMGNYPALIASFTRFFTKAKYIYCDHGGLMNQWKQKDITAIRFWDALTSHKVVVLTEKTRKDYISRFHTRPGKVACIYNWIEDKVAAARTDYNDSSRKILSVGRFGKEKGYDMLVEMAKTVLPAHPDWQWHVYGTGETFEETAAKIAEYGLGFQLILKGNVKEAYRLYSEYAFLVLPSYREGLPLVLLEASAVGLPMISFDVETGPNEIIEDGRNGFLIPPYELEKMEAKIEELISDGGKRRRFAEYDGMRDKFSKEKILKQWIEVIEE, from the coding sequence ATGAAAAAGATTTGTTTTGTAGATTTTGATATGTCAGTGACAGGCGGAGTAGAGCAGGTTACAGCCTCTTTGGCCAATGAACTGAGCGGTATGTACGAGACTTTTGTGTATGCTGTGAACAAAGGCGGGGAATCCGCCTATAAACTGGATGAAAGAGTGGTGTTTACAGAAGGACTGACCGGTGAGAAGCGGCTCCGCGGAATGATTCAGGGAACATTCCGGCCTTTTATCCATTATGTCAAAGAGAACCATATTGATATAGTTATACTGATGGGCAATTATCCGGCGCTGATCGCCTCCTTCACACGTTTTTTCACAAAGGCGAAGTATATATACTGTGACCACGGAGGGCTTATGAACCAGTGGAAGCAGAAGGATATTACGGCGATCCGTTTCTGGGATGCGCTTACGTCGCACAAAGTCGTTGTCCTGACCGAAAAGACGAGGAAAGACTATATATCCAGATTCCATACAAGACCCGGAAAAGTAGCGTGTATCTATAACTGGATCGAAGATAAAGTGGCCGCAGCCCGAACGGATTATAACGACAGCTCCCGGAAAATTCTGTCTGTCGGCCGGTTTGGGAAAGAAAAGGGGTATGATATGCTCGTGGAGATGGCGAAGACTGTACTGCCTGCGCATCCGGACTGGCAGTGGCATGTGTACGGGACCGGCGAGACTTTTGAGGAGACGGCTGCCAAGATAGCGGAATACGGTCTGGGATTCCAGCTTATCCTGAAAGGAAATGTAAAAGAAGCGTACAGGCTGTATTCGGAGTATGCGTTTCTCGTCCTGCCTTCCTACCGGGAAGGGCTTCCGCTTGTGCTGCTGGAGGCATCTGCCGTCGGGCTTCCTATGATAAGCTTTGATGTGGAAACAGGTCCGAACGAGATTATTGAGGATGGGCGGAACGGTTTTCTGATACCGCCGTATGAGCTGGAAAAGATGGAAGCAAAGATAGAAGAACTTATCTCAGATGGCGGCAAACGCAGAAGGTTTGCAGAGTATGACGGCATGAGAGATAAGTTCAGTAAAGAAAAGATCCTGAAACAGTGGATAGAAGTGATCGAGGAGTAG
- the glf gene encoding UDP-galactopyranose mutase has product MYDYLIVGSGLFGSIFAYEAGKKGYKCLVVEKRDHIGGNIYTKEVEGIQVHEYGAHIFHTSNKEVWEYIRQFAEFNRYTNSPIAYYKGEIYNMPFNMNTFNKMWGVVTPGQAQEKIAEQIEKFGVEEPKNLEEQAINLVGKDIYEKLVKGYTEKQWGRRATELPPEIIKRLPVRLTYDNNYFNDCYQGIPVGGYTQIIEKMLDKTEVRLNTDYLEEKEQLDKISRKVVYTGPIDAFYEYKYGELEYRSVRFETEVLDEENHQGNAVVNYTEYEVPYTRIIEHKHFEFGTQPKTVVSKEYSAPWKRGDEPYYPVNNERNNLLYEKYAREAAEEEKVIFGGRLGRYKYYDMHHIVAEALKCAEENL; this is encoded by the coding sequence ATGTATGATTATCTGATAGTAGGTTCAGGGCTGTTTGGTTCTATATTTGCCTATGAAGCCGGAAAAAAAGGATATAAATGTCTCGTGGTAGAGAAAAGAGACCATATCGGAGGCAATATTTACACAAAAGAAGTGGAAGGGATCCAGGTCCACGAGTACGGCGCGCATATTTTCCACACGAGCAATAAAGAAGTGTGGGAATATATCCGGCAGTTTGCCGAATTCAACAGGTATACGAACAGTCCGATTGCATATTATAAAGGTGAGATATATAACATGCCGTTCAATATGAATACGTTCAATAAGATGTGGGGCGTTGTCACGCCTGGACAGGCACAGGAGAAGATCGCTGAGCAGATAGAGAAGTTTGGCGTTGAAGAACCGAAGAATCTGGAAGAGCAGGCCATCAACCTTGTGGGGAAAGACATATATGAAAAGCTTGTAAAAGGTTACACGGAAAAGCAGTGGGGGCGCAGAGCGACAGAGTTACCGCCTGAGATCATCAAGAGGCTTCCGGTGCGCCTGACTTATGACAACAACTATTTTAATGACTGCTATCAGGGCATACCGGTCGGAGGATATACTCAGATCATTGAAAAGATGCTGGACAAGACAGAAGTACGGCTGAATACGGACTATCTGGAAGAGAAAGAGCAGCTCGATAAAATAAGCAGGAAAGTCGTGTATACAGGTCCGATTGATGCTTTTTACGAGTACAAATATGGTGAACTTGAGTACCGTTCCGTCAGGTTTGAGACCGAAGTGCTGGATGAGGAGAATCACCAGGGAAACGCGGTCGTAAATTATACGGAGTATGAAGTTCCCTATACGAGGATCATAGAGCACAAGCATTTTGAGTTCGGCACCCAGCCGAAGACCGTTGTGTCCAAAGAGTATTCCGCGCCATGGAAGCGGGGAGACGAGCCGTACTATCCGGTCAATAATGAAAGAAATAACCTGCTGTATGAAAAATATGCCAGAGAAGCAGCTGAGGAAGAAAAAGTTATATTCGGCGGAAGACTCGGCAGATATAAGTATTATGATATGCACCATATAGTAGCCGAAGCATTGAAATGCGCAGAGGAAAACCTGTAA
- a CDS encoding LCP family protein, with protein sequence MAKNNKSLKAEKAIKARRKKKQRRRRRAVVLVVEVIMLLLLSGVAYAMMKFDKLQAVNIDKKDLQLNEGVEEKEGYTTIALFGGDSRDGQLEEGTHADTIIVAAIDNKTKEIRLASIYRDTLLQQKNMSYNKANHAYFAGGPAESISMLNKNLDLDIQDYVTVDFKALVDTIDLLDGLDIDIKQEEVQYMNEFLQETADVAGTKAEFITESGKQHLDGTQAVTYARIRSTAGGDYTRTERQRLVIEKIFEKVMHTDLATINKIIDTVFEQVSTSFSLKELIGLASDVTKYKLGENTGFPFDVEDGITYQNAGSVVVALGLAENVKQLHEFLYPNEEAGNVSETVRNISDEIAYVTGVVRPASLDENKDGESGNTDTGNDAGGNTQGAYGEGTSGGGTDDTGTYQ encoded by the coding sequence ATGGCGAAAAATAATAAGTCTCTGAAGGCCGAAAAAGCGATCAAGGCAAGGAGAAAGAAAAAACAGAGAAGAAGGCGCAGAGCGGTCGTACTCGTAGTGGAAGTTATCATGCTGCTCCTGCTGTCAGGCGTTGCATACGCAATGATGAAGTTTGATAAACTGCAGGCAGTAAACATTGATAAGAAAGATCTGCAGCTTAATGAGGGTGTGGAAGAGAAAGAAGGATACACTACAATTGCGCTTTTTGGCGGGGATTCCAGAGATGGACAGCTGGAGGAAGGTACGCACGCGGATACTATCATTGTAGCAGCTATCGACAATAAAACTAAAGAGATAAGGCTTGCTTCAATCTATCGGGATACGCTTCTTCAGCAGAAAAATATGAGCTATAACAAGGCGAATCATGCTTATTTTGCAGGCGGACCGGCAGAATCCATCAGTATGCTGAATAAAAACCTGGATCTTGATATACAAGATTATGTGACGGTTGACTTTAAGGCGCTTGTAGACACGATAGACCTGCTGGACGGTCTTGATATTGACATCAAGCAGGAAGAAGTACAGTATATGAATGAATTCCTTCAGGAGACGGCGGATGTTGCAGGAACGAAAGCTGAATTTATTACAGAGTCGGGAAAACAACATTTGGACGGGACACAGGCAGTTACATATGCACGTATCCGTTCCACGGCCGGCGGTGATTATACCCGTACAGAGCGCCAGAGGCTGGTGATCGAGAAGATATTTGAAAAAGTGATGCACACAGACCTGGCTACGATCAATAAGATCATCGATACAGTATTTGAACAGGTGTCTACTAGTTTTTCGCTGAAGGAGCTGATCGGCCTGGCGTCAGATGTCACAAAATACAAGCTTGGTGAAAATACAGGGTTTCCATTTGATGTAGAGGATGGGATCACATATCAGAATGCAGGAAGTGTTGTTGTCGCGCTCGGTCTTGCTGAAAATGTAAAGCAGCTGCACGAGTTTTTGTATCCGAACGAGGAGGCCGGGAACGTATCTGAGACCGTCCGGAATATATCTGATGAGATAGCTTACGTGACCGGAGTTGTGCGGCCCGCATCTCTTGACGAGAACAAAGACGGGGAAAGCGGAAATACAGATACCGGCAATGATGCAGGCGGTAATACGCAGGGAGCATATGGAGAAGGAACATCCGGCGGCGGAACTGACGATACCGGAACATACCAATAG
- a CDS encoding zinc-binding dehydrogenase: MINYVYQLVAPGTFSVKYEETQFGDQVVIKPRYMSICHADQRYYTGQRERHILDKKLPMALIHECCGEVLYDPSGKYKAGEAVVLIPNVPGEHSDIILENYAKGAGFLSSGKDGFLREFISLPEDRLVRHEGIPQKLAAITEFISVAAHSIRRFDGISHKIRDRIGVWGDGSLSFIVANLLKQAFPASEIIVVGKNPGKLSYFTFADETVLREELPESFEVDHAFECCGGDGSYYAIEDIIRYINPQGTVMLMGVSENRVAVNTRDVLEKGLSVIGSSRSGRADFEQAVKWMKNERFQKRLDMITFEDEKVSSVEDIHRVFRTDRNTPFKTVFEWGL; this comes from the coding sequence TTGATTAATTATGTATATCAGTTGGTAGCGCCGGGTACGTTTTCTGTCAAATATGAGGAGACCCAGTTCGGGGATCAGGTGGTCATCAAGCCGCGTTATATGTCGATCTGTCATGCTGATCAGAGATATTATACCGGACAGCGCGAGCGTCATATCCTTGATAAAAAGCTTCCGATGGCTCTTATACATGAGTGCTGCGGGGAAGTTCTTTATGATCCGTCGGGGAAGTATAAGGCGGGAGAGGCAGTTGTGCTCATACCGAACGTGCCGGGAGAGCACAGTGATATCATACTGGAGAATTATGCAAAGGGAGCAGGATTTCTCTCAAGCGGAAAGGACGGGTTTCTGAGGGAGTTCATCAGTCTGCCGGAGGACAGGCTCGTGCGTCATGAGGGGATACCGCAGAAGCTGGCGGCGATTACGGAATTTATAAGTGTGGCGGCACACAGTATCCGTAGATTTGACGGCATTTCCCATAAAATCAGAGACAGAATAGGCGTATGGGGGGACGGAAGCCTGTCTTTTATAGTGGCGAATCTGCTGAAGCAGGCATTTCCGGCAAGTGAGATCATCGTTGTCGGTAAAAATCCCGGAAAGCTTTCTTACTTTACCTTTGCAGATGAAACTGTGCTGAGAGAAGAACTGCCGGAGTCGTTTGAGGTGGACCATGCATTTGAATGCTGCGGCGGCGACGGGAGTTATTATGCAATAGAGGATATCATCCGGTACATCAATCCGCAGGGGACAGTAATGCTGATGGGCGTGAGTGAGAACCGTGTGGCGGTGAATACGAGAGATGTACTCGAGAAAGGGCTTTCAGTGATCGGAAGCAGCCGTTCCGGGAGGGCAGACTTTGAGCAGGCTGTTAAGTGGATGAAAAATGAACGTTTTCAAAAGAGGCTTGATATGATAACTTTTGAGGATGAAAAAGTCAGCTCTGTCGAAGACATTCACAGAGTATTCAGGACAGACAGGAATACGCCGTTTAAGACTGTATTTGAATGGGGATTATAA
- a CDS encoding 2-C-methyl-D-erythritol 4-phosphate cytidylyltransferase, with protein sequence MVFGGILAGGIGSRMNMADMPKQFLNLGDKPMVIHTLEKFLLCPKIEQIYVGVHPNWVVHMEDLVDKYINIRKECVHIIPGGGDRNSTIMNIVDAVERDYGESEEHYLITHDSVRPFVTSRILNDNVEAVRRHKVCDTVIPATDTIVVSEDGSMITDIPVRSKMYQGQTPQSFQVDLLKKLYAALNEEEKAVLTDACKIAVVQNEPVYLVKGEPSNLKVTTVSDYKVAQAMVGGKVVD encoded by the coding sequence ATGGTATTTGGAGGGATTCTTGCCGGAGGCATAGGTTCAAGGATGAATATGGCGGATATGCCGAAACAGTTTTTAAATCTGGGCGATAAGCCAATGGTGATCCATACACTGGAAAAATTTTTACTCTGTCCGAAAATTGAACAGATATATGTGGGGGTACATCCGAACTGGGTGGTCCATATGGAGGATCTGGTGGACAAATATATCAACATACGGAAAGAATGCGTCCACATTATTCCGGGCGGGGGCGACCGCAATTCCACGATCATGAATATAGTAGATGCAGTTGAGCGGGATTACGGAGAAAGTGAGGAGCATTACCTTATCACGCATGATTCCGTCAGACCGTTCGTTACGTCCAGAATTCTCAATGACAATGTTGAAGCGGTCCGGAGACATAAGGTCTGTGATACGGTAATACCGGCCACAGACACTATCGTTGTGTCAGAGGATGGCAGTATGATCACTGATATTCCGGTGCGGAGCAAAATGTACCAGGGACAGACCCCACAGAGCTTTCAGGTTGATCTGCTGAAAAAATTATATGCCGCGCTGAACGAAGAGGAGAAAGCGGTCCTTACGGACGCATGTAAAATCGCTGTTGTCCAGAACGAACCGGTCTATCTCGTAAAGGGTGAACCTTCAAATCTGAAGGTGACAACAGTGAGCGACTATAAAGTAGCGCAGGCGATGGTCGGAGGAAAAGTCGTTGATTAA
- a CDS encoding LCP family protein: MANRRGRRGRRRRKTGSWFTRLSTGKKVGVCLGGVVLALAASGVVYVAAKLGKIDTKEIPQEDIIINAEAEEAGEGFTNVALFGVDSREGDLAEGTRTDCIIVGSLNNKTKEIKMASVYRDTLLDIKDGELQKCNAAYSFGGPEQAINMLNKNLDLDIQKYITVDFSVVAEVIDLLGGVEIDVKDEEVQYINEFIDETGAVAGKEVHYVEQGGSQTLDGVQATTYARIRSTAGGDFTRTERQRLVIEKMVDKLKGSNLATINDIVDKVLPSISTNFTTAEILSYAKDFAKYTLGENTGFPFDKTTDTISGLGSIVIPVTLADNVQKLHEFLYGKSEYAVSSTVQNISGSIVSRIGQREATDDETLNSQTYTTAPEDAAQEKGNNYSGGGNTYTPPSNPGSSGNGTGNEGNSPGGDNSGGSGGSGNNGGGGDGGSGNTEQPETGGGSGGTTPPAPDTPSEGGTTE; this comes from the coding sequence ATGGCGAACAGAAGAGGAAGAAGAGGCAGGCGGCGCAGAAAGACAGGCAGCTGGTTTACGAGGCTGAGCACTGGTAAAAAAGTTGGAGTATGTCTTGGAGGCGTTGTTTTAGCTCTGGCAGCTTCCGGTGTAGTCTACGTTGCTGCTAAGCTTGGAAAAATTGATACAAAGGAAATCCCCCAGGAGGATATCATAATCAATGCAGAGGCGGAGGAGGCCGGAGAAGGCTTTACTAATGTGGCATTGTTTGGTGTGGATTCCAGAGAAGGTGATCTGGCCGAAGGTACACGGACGGACTGTATTATCGTGGGAAGCCTGAATAATAAGACGAAGGAAATAAAGATGGCTTCAGTATACAGAGATACTTTGTTGGATATAAAGGACGGTGAGCTGCAGAAGTGTAATGCAGCATACAGTTTTGGCGGCCCCGAACAGGCTATAAATATGCTGAATAAGAATCTTGATCTGGATATACAGAAATATATCACTGTAGATTTTAGTGTTGTGGCAGAAGTTATTGATTTATTAGGCGGCGTTGAAATTGATGTGAAGGACGAAGAAGTTCAATATATCAATGAATTTATTGATGAAACAGGAGCTGTTGCGGGTAAAGAGGTTCATTATGTTGAGCAGGGCGGTTCCCAGACACTGGACGGCGTTCAGGCTACAACGTACGCCCGTATACGATCGACTGCCGGCGGCGATTTTACCCGTACGGAAAGGCAGCGTCTGGTCATCGAGAAAATGGTCGATAAGTTAAAAGGAAGCAATCTTGCGACGATCAATGATATTGTTGATAAAGTGCTGCCTTCTATATCTACTAACTTTACTACAGCGGAAATATTGTCATATGCAAAAGATTTTGCAAAATATACGTTAGGAGAAAACACAGGTTTTCCATTTGACAAGACTACCGATACAATCTCAGGACTCGGAAGTATAGTGATTCCTGTAACATTGGCAGATAACGTACAGAAGCTGCATGAATTTTTATACGGAAAATCGGAGTATGCCGTATCTTCCACAGTTCAGAATATAAGCGGCAGCATAGTGAGCAGGATCGGTCAGCGTGAGGCGACAGATGACGAGACACTGAACAGTCAGACTTATACAACTGCGCCCGAAGACGCGGCGCAGGAGAAGGGGAACAATTACAGCGGAGGAGGGAATACTTATACGCCTCCGAGTAATCCGGGAAGTTCAGGAAATGGGACTGGAAATGAAGGAAACAGTCCAGGAGGAGACAATTCAGGCGGTTCCGGCGGAAGCGGAAACAACGGCGGAGGCGGAGACGGCGGTTCGGGAAATACGGAACAGCCGGAGACAGGAGGCGGTTCGGGAGGAACGACACCTCCGGCACCTGATACTCCGTCTGAAGGCGGGACAACAGAATAG